In Myotis daubentonii chromosome 16, mMyoDau2.1, whole genome shotgun sequence, one DNA window encodes the following:
- the TMEM97 gene encoding sigma intracellular receptor 2 has translation MMGTPSARRGLEWLLGLYFLSHIPITLLFDLQAVLPRELYPVELRNLLKWYAKEFKDPLLQDPPVWFKSFLFCELVFQLPFFPIATYAFFKGGCKWIRTAAIVYAAHTMTTLIPILCTFLLEDFSKASGFKGQGPKTLRERLTLVSVYAPYFLIPLMLLLFMLRSPYYKYEEKRKKK, from the exons ATGATGGGGACCCCGAGTGCTCGGCGCGgtctggagtggctgctggggcTCTACTTCCTCTCCCACATCCCCATCACCCTGCTCTTCGACCTGCAGGCGGTGCTGCCGCGCGAACTCTACCCCGTCGAG TTGAGGAACCTGCTGAAGTGGTACGCTAAGGAATTCAAAGACCCTCTGCTGCAGGACCCCCCAGTGTGGTTTAAATCCTTCCTGTTTTGCGAGCTTGTGTTTCAGCTGCCTTTCTTTCCCATTGCAACATATGCCTTCTTCAAAG GAGGCTGCAAGTGGATTCGCACCGCCGCCATCGTCTACGCAGCCCACACCATGACAACCCTGATTCCAATTCTCTGCACGTTTCTATTGGAGGATTTCTCTAAAGCCAGTGGTTTCAAAGGACAAGGGCCTAAGACTTTACGTGAACGCTTAACCCTCGTATCTGTCTATGCCCCTTACTTCCTCATCCCTCTTATGCTTCTGCTTTTCATGTTGCGGAGCCCCTACTACAAAtatgaggagaaaagaaagaaaaaatga